GGTTAACTAAATACAAGAACTCTGTTGTTTATTAAAACAATGGGGTTCTTTATATTTTAAAGATTGCAAAGATTCACTTAACTTAACCTTAACAATAATTACCTTTTTCCTTAACATATAGCATCTACAATAGTAATTGTAATATTAATATATGAACTAGAAGGGAGAATATAGTGAGTGAAATTATTTTAACGAAAAAAGAAGTAATCAAACTGGAGTCAAAAGCGACTAGGATAGGTTTAAAAAGAAAATTAGAACCATATGCATTTTTACTTCCAAGTTTATTGTTATTTGGTTTGTTTGTTTATTATCCATTTTTTAAAACTTTATATATGAGTTTTAGTTTAACAAATGCTCATGGAGAATTCCAGGAATTTATTGGAATTCAAAATTATATAGAGATATTTACTTCAGCAGATTTTATAAATAGCCTAGTTGTGACAATGCAATTTGTTTTTATTACAACTATTCCATCGGTAGTTATTGGTCTTTTTTTAGCACTGCTTGCAAATAATAAAGTAAAAGGAATTGGCATATCTAAGGTAATGTTTGCTGTTCCAATAGCAGTATCATCAGCATCAGCATCAATTATTTGGGGGATAATTTTTCATCCAAGTATAGGAATGCTAAACAATATTTTAAAAACAAGTAGTGGGTGGTTAATAGACCCACATTGGGCTCTCTTATCTGTTGCGTTTGTAACCATTTGGATGAATATAGGAGTAAACTTCATATTTATTTTAGCAGGACTAAAAAATGTTCCAAAGGAAATACTTGAAAGTTCATCTATTGATGGGGCAAGATATTTTAGAAAATTATTTAAAATTATTATTCCAATGATATCACCTACATTATTTTTTATGGTATTTATGGATATTATGAATGCATTTCAATCATTTGGACAAGTAAATATATTAACGAATGGTGGACCTGGAAATTCAACAAATGTATTGGTATTTTCTATTTATAGAGAAGCATTTTTTAATGGTAGGTTTGATACCGCATCTGCGCAGTCAATTATACTATTTATTCTTATGTTTGTTATAGCAATGTTTCAATTTAGTTATGAAAAGAAGGGAGTGCATTACTCTTAATGGAAAATAAAAAAAGCAATATAATTTTACTTTTAACAAATCTTGCTGTCGGATTACTTATTATTTCTCCAATTTTATACGCACTGTCAGTAACATTTATGACGACAGATCAAATTCATACTATGCCACCAAAGTTCTTACCTAAGAGCTTTTTCCTTGGTAACTATAAAGAGGTAATTGCAGCGATTCCTATATTTAGGTTTATATTTAACAGTTTGGTAGTATCGACAGCTGTAACTGTTGGGCAAATAATAACTTCTTGTTTTAGTGCTTATGCTTTTGCATTTTATGAATTTAAAGGGAAAAAAATTTTATTCATA
This window of the Clostridium estertheticum genome carries:
- a CDS encoding carbohydrate ABC transporter permease, which gives rise to MSEIILTKKEVIKLESKATRIGLKRKLEPYAFLLPSLLLFGLFVYYPFFKTLYMSFSLTNAHGEFQEFIGIQNYIEIFTSADFINSLVVTMQFVFITTIPSVVIGLFLALLANNKVKGIGISKVMFAVPIAVSSASASIIWGIIFHPSIGMLNNILKTSSGWLIDPHWALLSVAFVTIWMNIGVNFIFILAGLKNVPKEILESSSIDGARYFRKLFKIIIPMISPTLFFMVFMDIMNAFQSFGQVNILTNGGPGNSTNVLVFSIYREAFFNGRFDTASAQSIILFILMFVIAMFQFSYEKKGVHYS